In Effusibacillus pohliae DSM 22757, the genomic stretch TTTCAATGTAATATTTGGAGGTCGATTCCGGTTGCTGCACCACCATCATCGCCTTGCTCTGGTAGGATTTCAGGTTTTTCTGCACCCCCTGCAAATCCTGCACCACATTCTCCATCGTCCGTTTGCCGCACCCGGCCAGCCCGAGGCTCAGCACGAGCAGGGCGACCACCAGAAAGACAAACGATTTGCGCATACTACCACCCCTCGTTTTTCGTTCAACGGCTGTCCCACGTCTGATACAGGATATTCGGCCAGTCCGCCGAATAGTACAAGGCACTCCCAAAAAGAAAAAGGGAATATTCCAAAAGCGGCGAATACCATTTTGGAAAAGGGAGTGATTCAACATGATCGTGGTCGCCAGCCAACATGGACAATTTGCAAAAAGTCCATGCCGAAATCGAGCGGCTTGGCACCGAATCGCTGGTCGTTCAATGTGTACGCCGCCTATATGAACGGCGAAGTGGTGACACTGGACGGAGGTGCATGGTTGAACCGGGGACTGCTTGCGTAGTTCCCCTTTTTTCTTTTGCTTGTTATACTATTTCATAGTAATTTTTGCCTGAATCGATCAGCTGGTGGTGTGGCAGTCTGGAGGTTTTCCCTTCATGTGGCTCGTTCATGAGAAGTATTATGCAAACTGCGAGACCGAACGGGAACTGGTCCTGGCACAAATCCGCGACCGCCTGTTTCAGGTAGCTGTGGCAGCCGAGGACAAACTGCAGGGTCGCACTTTCAACGAATTGTTGGGCGAGGGAAACCTGGCCTACTACCCGCACGATTACCAAGTGGCGTTCCTGAACAAAAAACTGCAGCCGACCATCACCTACATGAACCATGCTTTGGAAAAGATTCTGTCGGCCCGCAATGCAACATGTGCGGCGCCATCCTGATCGCCCGCGATCTGACGACCGAATGGCAACAGGGACCAGCCTCGGCCTCCCCGTCTGCAAACAGATGATCGAAGAACACGGCGGAACCGTTCATGTGATGGGCCAACCGGGTGAAGGAAGCTGTTTTATCGTTCGGCTTCCGCTTCCTCATACCAGGGGTTCAGATGGACCAGCACCTCTTCCACATCTGGATGCTCTCGCTTGATCGCATCGCGGATGGTGCGGGCCACATCGTGCCCTTCCTGCACCGTAATCGTGCCCGGTACTCCCACCCGCACATCGACCAGGATGTAGTGGCCGTGCGCCCGGGCGCGCAGCCGATCCAACCGTTTTACATGCGGCACTGCCAAAATCGTCTCGGCGAACGCATCCAGTTTCCCCTGTTCGACCGTCCGCTCCATCAACACTTCCACCGATTCTTTTCCCGTGTCATAGGCCAATTTGAGAATCAGCAAAGCAACCACAAACCCGGCTACCGGGTCTGCGTAATAGAGCGCAGGCAGCTTCCACCAGGTTCCCGCCAGCGCAATCCCGATCCCGGTCGTAGCGGCAATCGAAGCGATCACATCCGCCTGGTGATCGACCGCCGTCGCGATCAGGCCGGGGGAATTGAGTTTTTTGCCCAACCGCATCGTATAGGTATACAAAATTTGTTTCAACAGCCAAGAGAAACCGGCTGCCGCGAACGCAATCCAACTCGGTGCGTGCGGCGGTTCAAACAACGCTTCGATCGAGCCGGCCGCGATCTCGATCGCCGCCACCGTCAGAATCCCCGCCACGATGCCGGAAGCGACCACCTCCGCTTTGCCGTGCCCGTACGGGTGGTCATCGTCCGCTGGCCGATTGGAAACCTTCATCGAAATCAACACGGCTACGGAGGCAAGTACATCGGCCGCCGAGTGGAACCCGTCGGCGATCAGTGCCTCGCTCAGGAACAGATAGCCGATCGCCAGTTTCAAAACGGTCAACAACACATTGGACACAACAGAGATCCAGGCGGCCATTTTGCTTACCCGTTCCCGGTGTTCCAAACGGTCCACCTCCCGCATTCTTCTCTCATTTTATCCTGGCCCCCTCCCGTCTATCCTGCAGGCGCCGACGCTCGACCCCCACTCTATGATTTTGTAAGAATCTATGACGGCAGGTATAAAATGCTAGATTATCGTCCATACTGCTGGTAAACAACCTACGGAGGCTGATGGAAGTGCACACGCTCGAACTGTTCATCCGCGACGGAGAACTTGATCTGCAAAGCTACATCGAGTTTCTGTTCCTGCTCACCCAACAGCAAACCGAGCCGGCGCTCATCCATTGAACGCGCAAAAAACGGCCTGCAGCCGCCACCGCACGGGGTCGGAAAGTTTACACCACATCGTACCCGGCCCTTGCCCTCTCCCTCGTGAACGATTGGAAATCCCTCGTCGGAGATCCGCTTATTTCGTAAAGATGCGGATGACTTCCAGCAGTTCTTCAATGTGCTTCGAGCCGTCCCCTTCTTGAATGGCGTTCGCCACACAGCCCCGCGTATGGCTGTCGATTAAGCTTAACCCCACTTTGTTGGTCGCCGCTTTGACCGCAGCCAATTGTGCAAGAATGTCCACACAGTAGCGATCCTCTTCAATCATTTTTTGAATGCCGCGGATCTGCCCCTCGATTTTTTTCAGCCGCCGCAGCAAATCGTCTTTGTTCGAACGGTAGCCGTGCATATGACGACATCCTCCCTGCACATGTGCCACAATGTTTTATATATACAATACCCCCCTACTGTAGTCAAGAAGTTCAGTGTTTTTTGGCCGTCACCGACTGTGAAATGCGCGTGTGCCTATTGCTGTCCCTCTAAGCAGTTTCCCGATTTTCAAAATGAACTATTCGGGTGCGATATCAACAAAAACTCCACATCGAGATCCGACTTGTTGAGCGAATCAAATCTTCCACCTTGATCCACTTGGCATCGCGAGCCATCCGGCCATTCCCATAGGCCGCTGGGCGCGTCACCACCGCTGTCTCACGCCGAAGCGGAAGCGGCGGTGCTGTTGGCTCCGTCCTTCGGCAGCCGACTTCCCAACAGCCAGCCGATAACCGGCAGCACCAGCAGCAGTTCGATCAGTGTGGCGAGGCCGGCCGATTTGGCGAAATAGCCCATCACCGCAGCACCGATACCGCCCGCGCCGATTGCAAATCCGATCATCAGACCGGACACCATTCCGATTTTGCCCGGCACCAGCTCCTGCGCATAGACCACCGTCACTGCAAAACTGCACAAGCTGATAAACCCGACGACAAAAATGTTCAACAGCGCCAGCCCACCTGTCAAATGAGGAATCAACAGGATGAACGGAATCGCGCCCACCATCGAAAACAGCAAAATACTGCGTTTGCTAAAACGGTCCGCCAACGGACCGCCGACAAACGTGCCGATGGCGCCCGCCAGCAGAAACACAAACAGATAGACTTCCGCGGTCGTCGTGTTCATGCCCAATATATTGATGTAATAGAGCGGCAAAAAGCTGGCGATGCCAATGTGAATCCAGGAACGGATGCTGACCACGCCGACCAGCAAAGCCAGCGCGCCATACCGGTTGGCGCCGGTTGCAGCCTGACCGGATTTTCGCCGGGTACCCGTCCAATTTTTATACCAGCGGGCGACAATGGTCAGGGCGGCGGCGCTCAACAAGGCAGGCGGCAGCAGCCAGAACGATCCTTTCAGTCCGAACGGCAGCAGCAACAGCGAAATCATCAGCGGGCCAAACGCTTGTCCGGCATTGCCTCCCACCTGAAAAATCGACTGCGCCAGACCCTTGCGGGACCCCGCCGCCAGATGGGCAACCCGCGACGCTTCCGGATGAAAAGTCGCCGACCCAAGCCCGATCAGCACTACCATCAGCAAAACCTCGGCAAAACTGTGGGCGTACGCGATGCCGGTCAAGCCGAGCCCCGCAAACAGGGCAGCCAGCGGCAATAGCCACGGCACCGGTTTTTTGTCCGTCATGTAGCCGAGTCCCGGCTGCAAGAAGGATGCCGTAAGATTCGCGACCATCACCACGATCCCCAACTGGGCGTAGTTCAGGCTCATCTCCTGTTGCAGAACCGGCAGCATCGCCGGTACCACCGACGTCAGCAAATCCTGCAGAAAATGAGCGGCGCAAATGATCCACAAAATCCGATATTGTGTCTGTGACTCCCGCTTCAAGACATCCACCGGTTTCCCTCCCCCCATCATTCTCTCTATCGTACCACACTACGCGCCCCTCAGCATATGAATCGATTGCCCCGTGTTCAGCTCGTACCGACGCTGGCCCGCCCAGTAGAATACGGTTGAGAACAGCGAGACGAACGCCATCGTCAGAAACAGCGTCGTTCCTCCATACGCCACGAGTAGCATGCCGCCGAGCCACGGTCCGAGAAACTGGCCGACATTGCTGAAATTTTTCGCGCCAAAATAGGTGCCCCGCATCCCCTCCGGCGCCAGCCGATCGATAAACACACTGCCTGCCGGAAACGTCAAGATCTCCCCGATCGTGAATATCACCATGGAAAAAATCATCGTGCCCCAGCCGCCCGCCAGCGCAAACCCCACGTCCCCCAGCGCGTAAAAGCAGTTTCCAACCGCAATGCTGGCGAGCGCCGTCCGCTTTTCGGCCCATTTTGCAAGCGGCATCTGGAAGGCGATGACCGTCAGCGCATTGACGCTCATCATCCAGGCAAACAATGTTACGCCGTCGACGAAGCTGTGTTCCGCATACTGGGACAGCGTCACGTTCATCTGCGAATATCCGATCGCCGTAAACATCCCACCCAGGATGTACAACCGGAAAGCGCTATCATGAACGATCACGTGCAGGGCGGAGCGGAACGTCACATGCTCCTTTTTCTGCCCTTCGATTTGGCGAATGCCAAACCGGTTGAGCAACAGATTCAACACGCTCGCATACGACAGGTAAATCAGGCCGGTGATCACAAACGGCAGCCAGCCGGCTGCCAGGCCAAACAACGCCCCCGCCAGCGGGCCCACCGAGACGCCGATATTGATCGCGGTATAGCGCAGGGAAAAGACGCGAAACCGCCGCTCCGGCTCCGTCAGATCGGCCATCAGCGCCTGTGACACCGGCTCAAAGAACGACCGGCAAAGACCGTTCAACATGGCAAGAATCATAAACATCCACGGCTTTGTGGCGAGACCAAACCCGAGAAACACCAGCCCCCACACATACAGGGCGCTCATCATCACTTTCCTGCGGCCGAACCGGTCCGACAAGGTACCGCCGACAAATCCGCCGAGCGTGCCGGCGACCGGCCCCAGCCCGATCGTAACGCCGATCAACGCCGGGCTCATCTCCACATGGCGCGACAGATAAATCGCCAGAAACGGCATGCTCATCGAGTCGGCCGCCCGCGCCAGCACCGTCCCGCAGATCAGCGAATGGACAATCGGATGATACGATTGGAAAAACGACCGAACCCGGTTTATCATCGATCACGCCTCCCACTCGATAAATTCCAACCGGTTGCCGAACGGGTCCTTTGCGTAAAATCGCTTGGCGCCAGGCAAGGAATCGTCATCCTGTACCCGGATCCCGTTCGCCGCCAACCGTTCCCGCAGCCTCTCCAGATCGCGTACGCGAAAGGCAGGGTGCGCTTTTTTGGCGGGTGAAAAATCCGGTTCCACCCCGATATGCAGCTGTTGCGATCCGCAGCGGAACCAGACGCTGGCACAAACGGCTTGATGTCCAATACGGGCGTTCCGTCAATCGCATCCAGCCCCTGTACGCGCAGCACATTGCCGTCCACTTCCAGCAGCCGGACGGTGGTGACGCCGATCGGGTTCGGCCGGTGCTTCGCCCGCTGCGCGAAAATCCCGACTTCCGGCATATCGGATCGACCGCGCGGGCGCCGCACCAGATCGGCCGATGCGTTAAACGCAGTCTGGTGCATCCAAAACACCACGACCAGATGGAAAAATTGCCCGATGCCCCGCAATCCGCCAGCCAAATGGTGTTCGATGCGGATTTCCGACACCACGCCTCCCCAATTTTCGTCGATCGGTTCCGATACGGGCGACCTGACAACCCCAATCGGTTGAAACCCGATTTGTCGGTTCATGACGTCGAACACCTCCTGACCTTTACTCTACTCCAACTTTTCACAATTTTGTTATAGAATATCGATAACAAGTTAATGGTCATGCAAAATCTCGGCGTGTCGATGCTTCCGGAACGCGTGGTGCGGGACGAAACAAAAGCGGGATCACTCGTTGCGCACGACATCGCGCAGGGCAAACTGACCCGCCCGACATTGATCGCCTATCCGAAACACAAGCAGACAGACAAAGAACTGTTGCGGTTTGTGAACTGGCTGGTCGAGTCGTACTAGGATCGCCAGGTCTCCGCATGCTTCCGGACAATCCGCAAAAATTCCCACAATGCGGGCGACAGCCACTTCGCTTTGTGATAGACGATCTGGGTGGCCACCTGAACGGCCGCTTCGTCCCACGCAAGCAGCGCGATTTTTTGCGCGGCCAGCTCGGACGACACCGTGATCATCGGCAGCAAGGCGATGCCGATCCCGCACATCACGCAGTTTTTGATCGCCTCGATGTTCCAAAATTCCAGATGGTTGGCCTGGACGATCCCGTGGCCCAGCAGATATTGTTCGAACTGGGCGCGGTAGCTGCACCCCGGCTCCGTGTATAACAGGGTTTCCGCCGCCAGATCGATCAGCTCGATCCGCTTTTTTCCAACCAAATGATGGTCGGGCGGCCCGATCAGGGCCATTCGCTCTCTGACCAAAAGTTCGGAAATCAGATCCGGCGCGTCTGTCTCCGCATCCAGTGTGAAGGCGAGGTCCAGTTCGCCGTTGCGCACCTGGTTTCTCATTTCCCAGCAGACGCCGGGCTTCAGGATGATTTTCACCTGCGGATACAGCCGTTTGTATTCCTGCAGCACAGACGGCAAGCGGTACGCGGCCAACGATTCGACGGCGCCGACCGTGATCGTGCCGGCCGGCACTTCACCGGCCTGCAGCAATTCCTTGACGGCAGCCTGCAGCTTCAACATCTCCTGCGCATACGGCAACAGCCGCCTGCCCGCATCGGTCAGCACCACCTTCTTGCCGAGCCGGTCGAACAGCGGCATCCCGAGTTCTTCCTCCAGCGCCCGAATTTGGGCGGTCACGCTGGACTGCGCATAGCCCAACAGCTCCGCCGCCCGCGTAAACCCCTTGGCTTCCGCCACCACTTTGAACGTGTTCAACTGACGCAGTTCCACCGGCCACACCCCCCCATCATTTTTTTCGATGATTTTGATCGAAACGATTCATTTCCATGATTATATATCGCCTGCTAAGATAAGAACAACATGAATTTACAACAAGAAAGGAGTTTTCGACATGGAGAATCAAGTCCGAATGAAAGCCACCATCGGCTTGCCGCAAGCTGTAGCCCTTTACATCGGCGCCGTTCTGGGGTCGGGGGTGCTGCTGGTGCCGGGATTGGCCGCTGAAATCGCAGGCCCCGCCTCGCTCGTCGCCTGGGGGCTGATGACCCTCCTGATTCTGCCGATGGCCTTGTCGATGGGGCTGCTGTCGGCGAAATTCCCGAATGCGGGCGGCGTGTCGCATTTTGTGACAAAAGCGTTCGGGCCACAGGCCGGTACGCTGGTCGGCTGGTTTTTCCTGATGTCCGTTCCGATCGGAGCCCCTGTTGTCGCACTTACCGGAGCGGGGTATTTCAGCACTGCCCTGGGGTGGGGAGAAACAAGCCGTGTCCTGATCGCTGTCCTGATGCTTGTGATCGGTGTCGCAACCAATTGGGTTGGGATGAAATTGGCCGGGCAGGTTCAAGTAGCGGTGGTGGTGTCGATTCTATCCGTACTGATCCTGGCGATCATCGGATCCATCCCCCATATCCAGTCTGCAAACTTCACTCCTTTTCTCCCCAATGGCTGGATCAGCGTCGGGCAGGCCGCCGCCATCCTGTTCTGGTGTTTTATCGGGTGGGAGGCCGTCTCCCATCTCTCGGAAGAGTTTGTGGACCCGCAGCGGGAAGCGATCAAAGGCGTCACCATCGCAGCGGCAATCGTTGGCGTTTTCTATTTCCTGACCGCTTTCGCAACGGTGGGAACGCATAGCTATGGATCCGTCAGCTCGGAAGCGTCACTCGTGCTGGTCATCGAGAGAATGTTGGGAGCCAGCGGAGCTGTTGTCGCCGGGTTGACCGGGGTGTTCATTTGCACCGCCACCATCATTGCTTATGTGGGCGCCGCTTCCCGGCTTGCCTATGCATTGGCGGTCAACGGGGACGCTCCCAAGCCGCTGGCGGCGCTTTCGAAAACATATCAAACGCCGCTTGGCGGACTCGTATTCTTGACGGTTTGTTTCGGAATCGTGCTCTTGCTTTACGTTACCGGAACCGTCTCCCTGTCCACGTTGATCCAGTTTCCCAACGCCACGTTTCTTCTCACCTACCTCGGCGGATGTGCGGCGGGAATCCGGCTCCTGAAGGGCAGTTATTTGGGGGTGGGCATCAGCTGGCTGTCGTTCCTGCTCACAGCCTGCATCTTCCCGTTCGTCGGTTGGGCGGTGTTGTATCCGGCGGTGATCGTCACCGGCTTATGGACGGCAGGCAAAATAAATGTAAAATGGAGATGACGAGAACGGAAAGGAAGGCAATCCACATGTCACGTTCGCTCTACTTGTCCTTGGCCGTATTGAGCCTGATCTGGGGAGGCTCCTTTTTCTTTATCAAAATTCTGCTGCGGAATTTCGATCCCTGGTCGATCGCATTTTTGCGAATTACGTTTGGCCTGCTTGCCGTCGTGTTGGTGATCGCACTGAGCCGCCAGCGGATCCGGTTGCAAGGGCTGCCTTGGTTCCCCTTGTTGGTAGTGGGGCTGTTCAACACGGTCATTCCCTGGGGGCTGATCGGTTTCAGTGAAACCCGCTTAACCAGCAGCATGGCCTCCATTCTGAATGCTACTACACCGCTCTGGTCGACAGTCATCGGCATGCTCTTGTTTCAGGGGAAACCCACCCGCAACCACTGGCTGGGCATCGGAATCGGATTTTTCGGATTGCTGGTGCTGCTCGACGTCAATCCCGCCACCATCGTGTCAGTCGATCCGACGGGCTTGCTTTGCATGCTTGCAGCCGCGATTTTTTACGGCTTCTCATCCCACTATTCGAAGCGTCATTTCAGTGAACTGTCCGTCTATGAAATTTCATTCGGGACTTTGTTTGCAGGAGCCGTCGCCAGCGGCCTGTTGACATTGCTGTTTGGCGATTTCTCCGTGCAGCCCCTCGTCTCATGGACCAACGGTCTTGCCTTTTTGGGGTTGGGTGCGTTCGGATCCGGCATCGCGTTTGTCCTGTTTTTCCATCTGGTGCAAAAAGGCAGCCCCGAACTGGCCACGATGGTCACCTACCTGGTTCCCGGCACTGCCATTGTGTGGGGGGCTCTGCTGCTGAACGAACCGGTCACCTGGAATTTGCTGATCGGGTTGGTTCTCATTCTGTCCGGCGTATATGTATCCAACCAGACCGGCTCGATTCTCCCTCGCAAGCATCTGCACAGTTCAAAAGCAAAATAAAGAAGGTGCTGGAAGAACCCGGGTATCCAATGCCGCGGTTCAGCAGCACCTCTTTTTCTTTACTCCACAAGCGGCCGCGGGGAAATCACCACTCCGTCCTCATCCGCATAGGCATAATGGCCGGGTACCCATTCGACACCGCCGAATTTCAGTACCACATCTCTCTTTCCTTTGCCTTCCTTCCTGCTTTTCAGAGGCATGCTGCCAAGCGCCAAAACCCCCAATTGCAGCTTGGCGAGATCCGCGACATCCCGGGCACAACCGTTCAGAATCACACCCGACAATCCTCGCTGCTGGGCCAATGCGGCCAATTGGTCCCCAAGCAATGCGCATCTTCTCGATCCTCCCCCGTCTACCACCAAAACGGAACCGGGCGGAACCGTTTCAATCGCCTGGCGGACCAACACGTTATCATCCAACACTTCCACCGTGGCGATCGGCCCAGAAAAACGGGCCTTCCCTCCATACGAGACAAAACTGATCTCGCAAATTTGCAGTTCCTGATGATACTGATCACACAAATCGGCTGTTTTGAACCCCATCCCTGCACCCTCCGATCGACCGTTTTTCCAAAATTCGATCCATTTCTATGAAGATACCTAGACTGTAACGTATTCAATCCGTGCTTGGCAAGGAGTTGCGGCGTTGGAGTCAAGCGGAATTTTCTGTGAAAAATTTGCACAGCGGCCCAAGGCGCCTGCACATCCCTTTTCAAGTCCATATCAATATGATGCAACAGGGGTCAAGAAAAGAGGAGGGATACAGTTGGCTACAAGACGGTCAGGGATTACCACGACGAGAAAAACCGCCTTAACCACGCAACGAAGGATCCGGAACACGGCCACAGGCTTGGTTGGCAACATCGTCGTCGTGCGGACTTTGTTTGGTACTTTTATCGGATGCTTACTGAGCGTCGGGGTGACTACGATTCGCCTTCGCGTCTTCAGCGGCAGCGACCGCAGGTTTATCACGATCCGGATTCCGATCGCCATCATTATCGATATCTTCCGGTTTCCCTGCCCGTAATTGGCGCTTTGGCAACGGAAGGTATCGCAGATGGTGACGGCAGTCCACGTGATTCCCGACTGACAGTTTCTCGCCTGTTCTTCCACGACAGACAACCGCAGCATACGGGCTGCGGTTGTCTTTATTCCACCAGGCCGAGCGCCTGGTAATCGTGCTGGCTGACGACCCCGTCAACCGGCAATCCGTGCGCTTTTTCATACCGTTTCATCGCCTGTTCGGTCGCGTGGCTGAACCGCCCGTTACACGGTCCGTAGTAAAAACCTGCGCTCTGCAGCCGACTCTGCACCAGCAGCACATCCGATCCGACATCGCCGGCCGCCAGTCGGCGGGGGTCAAGCGACGGTTCGCGCAGCGGGTGGCCGAGAATCGACACGGGGGTCCCTATTTTCACCCATTCATACAGCTCCTCCACGTCCTTATTGAACATGCGGACGCAACCGTGACTGGCATCGTGCCCGATCGAACCGGGCCGGTTCGTGCCGTGAATACCGTAGGTTCCCCAGGGCACGTTCAGTCCGAGCCAGCGGGTGCCAAAGCCGGACCCCCAGTTTTTATACTTGTTGATCACTTTCCATTCGCCGACCGGTGTCGGTGTGTCCGGTCGTCCGAGAGCAATCGGATATTTTTTATAGGGGATCCCGTCCACGAGGACGATCAAGCGGTTCCGCAGCGGATCGATTTGCAATGCGATCTCCCCGGCCGGCGCGGAAGACGGAAACGGGACGTCCGCTCGCGCAGGAGAGCCGGACAGGCACCACCACAACAGGCAAATTCCGGTCAGCCACTTGATCGATTGCATAAACTCACCTGTCGACCTGAGATTCTGTTTTGCAGTATCCCCTTCTTTTCTGTTTTTACCCGGCTGACCTTTTTGCCGCCCGCTGGCAAATCGCCGCAGTCTTGCACGAGCAAACCGCGGCTTCCGAATCGAAACCGATCTTAATTGGATTCGGCAGAGGTTGTTTGATCAACGTCCGTTTGTGCCGATCGCATTTGAAAGGAAGCCCGGCCGACGACTTTTTCCGGGGTGATGTCTTTTTGCAGCTCACGGAAATGGTTGCTCACGTGGTTGGTGAGGAATTGGTTGAGCAATTGATTATAGGCAGCGATCTGTTCGGTGCGCAGGTTGCTGATCTGTTCTTCCAGCCTTTTCAGGAGTTCCGATTGCTCCGCCTGGCCATCTGTTTCGCTTCTGGCGGGAAGCAGCGCGATTTTCGTTTCCCATTGCAAAATCTGCTGGCGAAGATCCTGCCATTCTTTCCGCAACTCTTCGAATTGCTCCTGCAAATTCGATCCTTCTGGATAGTGCGGCGCGGCATCGCTCCGGTACACCGGCACCGCTGTGTAGTAAGGCCACTGTCCCCAGGAATAGTACATTTCAACACTCCTCCCAAATAAGTGAATTCACTGAATACTGTATTGGGTCGGAGATGTCCTAGTTCATTGTCCCGGGAGAAATGGACATTCGCCTTATTTTGCGAGATAGGCGGCGGCAATCGGCAAACCGAATGTCACCAGCGCGGCCAGGATCTGCAGCCAGATGCCGCGCCGTACCTGCCGAACCTGAAACGCCACCCCTTTGCGCAGCAACCAGTCCCCGACGATCACGCAAACAACCGCCAGTAACGTGAGCAGGATCAGCCTCATTTTGTCTTCGCTCCTTACTGCAGAACGCGTAATGCATGCGGATGAATCGTAATATCACCCGGCGTTTTTCCAAAAATCTCCCCGTCCCCGTGCATCGGCACAGGCCGGTCGGTGCGGACGCGGACCGATTTGCCTTGCAGACAAACGATGTTCGGGTGCAATACATGCCTGCCGGAAAACACGGACGGAAGCAGTTTCAACAGCTCGAACTGCGTCAGGTTATGGACGACGCAGATATCGAGCAGCCCATCATCATGTTGCGCATCCGGGCAGATTTTCATGCCTCCCGCGTAAAATTTGGAATTGCCGATCGCCGCCAGCCAACATTTCGGGAACAAAAGCTCGCGGTCATCGATTTGCAAACGCAGGGTGAACGGGGGAAATTGGAACAGGAGTTTGAGCACGCCCAGGACATAGGCAAACGACCCGGCATGCTTTTTCCAGGGGGCGCGATCG encodes the following:
- a CDS encoding diacylglycerol/lipid kinase family protein, with translation MKTLLIVNQQAGKGKTKRRWPELQRQLERFGIRYDVHLTSRPKEATEVARQAAAQYARVIAVGGDGTVNEVVNGLAGQPAAFGVLPSGTGNDFARMLQIPNNPYLAVQRLAVANERPADLLQLNGTYIAGAIGIGFDGAVAEDIDRAPWKKHAGSFAYVLGVLKLLFQFPPFTLRLQIDDRELLFPKCWLAAIGNSKFYAGGMKICPDAQHDDGLLDICVVHNLTQFELLKLLPSVFSGRHVLHPNIVCLQGKSVRVRTDRPVPMHGDGEIFGKTPGDITIHPHALRVLQ